A single region of the Pseudomonas sp. B21-023 genome encodes:
- a CDS encoding LysR family transcriptional regulator — protein sequence MSKRLVPSMTALQCFEAAARHLSFTRAAEELHLTQSAVSKQVAQLEEMLRHHLFLRIRRRLQLTPAGSLYLAEVNKILTQVDMSSRYVLSYGSQTEVLKVATQPSFGVRWLIPHLKGFGKRHPNLHLDIRNEMEPFALLQGSADVVFFYGQGTWPGATCIELFGEEVVPVCAPELLQGRTLPDAGAVAELVLLQSTSRPQAWHEWFLEQGLHTDNSYHGPRFDTFYMALSAAQAGCGVALVPSYLVAKELAEGSLVLAWEHAMKSNGAHYLAYAEHAAEVPKVRALVEWVREQLQA from the coding sequence ATGTCCAAACGCCTGGTACCGTCCATGACCGCCCTGCAGTGCTTCGAGGCCGCAGCCCGTCACCTGAGCTTCACCCGCGCCGCCGAGGAACTGCACCTGACGCAGAGCGCGGTAAGCAAGCAAGTGGCGCAGCTCGAGGAAATGCTGCGCCATCACCTGTTCCTGCGCATCCGCCGACGCCTGCAACTGACGCCGGCCGGCAGCCTGTACCTGGCCGAGGTGAACAAGATCCTTACCCAGGTGGACATGTCCAGCCGCTATGTCCTGAGCTACGGCTCGCAGACCGAAGTATTGAAGGTAGCCACTCAACCGAGTTTCGGCGTGCGCTGGCTGATCCCGCACCTCAAGGGCTTCGGCAAGCGCCACCCGAACCTGCACCTGGACATCCGCAACGAGATGGAACCGTTCGCCTTGCTGCAGGGCTCGGCCGACGTGGTGTTCTTCTATGGCCAGGGCACCTGGCCCGGGGCGACCTGTATCGAGCTGTTCGGCGAAGAGGTGGTGCCGGTGTGCGCGCCGGAGTTGTTGCAAGGGCGCACGCTGCCTGACGCCGGCGCGGTGGCGGAGCTGGTGCTGCTGCAGAGCACCTCGCGACCGCAGGCGTGGCACGAATGGTTCCTGGAGCAGGGGCTGCATACCGACAACAGCTACCATGGGCCGCGCTTCGACACCTTCTACATGGCCTTGAGCGCGGCGCAGGCCGGATGCGGGGTGGCGTTGGTGCCCAGTTACCTGGTGGCCAAAGAGCTGGCTGAGGGCAGCCTGGTGCTGGCCTGGGAGCATGCGATGAAAAGCAATGGCGCGCATTACCTGGCGTATGCCGAACATGCGGCGGAGGTGCCGAAGGTGCGGGCGTTGGTGGAGTGGGTGCGCGAACAACTGCAGGCTTGA
- a CDS encoding aldehyde dehydrogenase family protein, which produces MVAGLLERLGVAAAAHTQGDYPVHTPIDGSQIASVKLLGKADTVARIDQAQQAFEAWRSVPAPRRGELVRLFGEVLREHKADLGELVSIEAGKITQEGLGEVQEMIDICDFAVGLSRQLYGLTIASERPGHHMRETWHPLGVVGVISAFNFPVAVWAWNTALALVAGNAVVWKPSEKTPLTALACQALFDKALKAFGDAPAGVAQLVIGGRDAGEALVDDSRVALVSATGSTRMGREVGPRVAARFGRSILELGGNNAMILAPSADLDLAVRGILFSAVGTAGQRCTTLRRLIVHRSIKDDVVARVKAAYGKVRIGDPRKDNLVGPLIDKQSFDAMQGALAKARDEGGQVFGGERQLAEQYPNAYYVSPAIAEMPAQSEVVRHETFAPILYVLAYDDFEEALRLNNEVPQGLSSCIFTTDLREAERFQSASGSDCGIANVNIGTSGAEIGGAFGGEKETGGGRESGSDAWKGYMRRQTNTVNYSRELPLAQGIVFD; this is translated from the coding sequence ATGGTTGCTGGATTGCTCGAGCGCCTGGGCGTTGCCGCCGCGGCCCACACCCAGGGCGATTACCCTGTCCATACCCCGATCGACGGCAGCCAGATCGCCTCGGTGAAGTTGCTCGGCAAGGCCGACACTGTTGCCCGCATCGACCAGGCGCAACAGGCCTTCGAAGCCTGGCGCAGCGTGCCGGCCCCCCGTCGTGGCGAGCTGGTGCGCCTGTTCGGCGAGGTGCTGCGCGAGCACAAGGCTGACCTCGGCGAGCTGGTCTCGATCGAAGCTGGCAAGATCACCCAGGAAGGCCTGGGCGAAGTGCAGGAAATGATCGATATCTGCGACTTCGCCGTCGGCCTGTCGCGCCAGCTGTACGGCCTGACCATCGCCTCCGAGCGCCCGGGCCACCATATGCGTGAAACCTGGCACCCGCTGGGTGTGGTCGGGGTGATCAGCGCCTTCAACTTCCCGGTCGCGGTGTGGGCGTGGAACACCGCGCTGGCGCTGGTGGCGGGTAACGCCGTGGTGTGGAAGCCGTCCGAGAAGACCCCACTCACTGCGTTGGCGTGCCAGGCGCTGTTCGACAAAGCCCTGAAAGCCTTCGGCGACGCCCCGGCAGGTGTGGCGCAACTGGTGATTGGTGGTCGCGACGCCGGCGAAGCCCTGGTCGACGATTCACGCGTGGCGTTGGTCAGTGCCACCGGCAGCACCCGCATGGGCCGCGAAGTGGGCCCGCGTGTAGCGGCGCGTTTCGGCCGCAGCATCCTCGAGCTGGGTGGCAACAACGCCATGATCCTGGCCCCGAGCGCCGACCTCGACCTGGCCGTGCGCGGCATCCTGTTCTCTGCCGTCGGCACCGCCGGCCAGCGCTGCACCACCCTGCGCCGGCTGATCGTGCACCGCTCGATCAAGGACGACGTGGTCGCCCGTGTCAAAGCCGCCTACGGCAAGGTGCGCATCGGTGACCCTCGCAAGGACAACCTGGTCGGCCCGCTGATCGACAAGCAGTCGTTCGATGCCATGCAGGGTGCACTGGCCAAGGCCCGCGACGAAGGCGGGCAGGTATTCGGTGGCGAACGCCAGCTCGCCGAGCAGTACCCGAACGCCTACTACGTGTCGCCGGCCATTGCCGAGATGCCGGCCCAGAGCGAGGTGGTGCGCCACGAGACCTTCGCGCCGATTCTCTACGTGCTGGCCTACGACGACTTCGAAGAGGCCCTGCGCCTGAACAACGAAGTGCCGCAAGGCCTGTCGTCATGCATCTTCACCACCGACCTGCGCGAGGCTGAACGTTTCCAGAGCGCCTCGGGCAGCGACTGCGGCATCGCCAACGTCAACATCGGCACCAGCGGCGCGGAGATCGGCGGGGCTTTCGGTGGCGAGAAGGAAACCGGCGGTGGCCGTGAGTCTGGTTCGGATGCCTGGAAAGGCTACATGCGTCGCCAGACCAATACCGTGAACTACTCTCGCGAACTGCCACTGGCGCAAGGGATCGTGTTCGACTGA